The Polyangiaceae bacterium genome window below encodes:
- a CDS encoding cation:dicarboxylase symporter family transporter: MSAKASVWYRSSTFWIFVGLFLGVVLGGFFPQDDYPTAYEFFRFLSKAFISLIKGLIVPLLISTIIVGIAQTGDLRSVGRLGGKSLLYFEVVTTLALIIGLGIANWWKPGEHLPIDLSSSGPTLAKPQSGWDTALHLFPSNLIKHAAEGDILPVVVFASMFGISLTRIGEKGKLILDFFKGTSEVMFKYTDMVMKLTPIGVFGAMAYNVSHMAAEHTVNGVVVRGWPAVLYLMKQYALLVGSLYFALVALFCLVFVPIMLIAGVKVVAFLRAVREPALTAFSTASSEAALPRLLEEMVLFGVPRRIASFVIPTGYSFNLDGSTLYLVLASLTIAQAAKIELSLSQQITMLLAFMLSSKGVAGVPRASLVIIAGTCASFGLPGEAGIAMLLAVDELMDMARTMINVIGNALASVVIAKWEGVFGTAPEDAVGLEEPPPAPEEDPSARVSVL; encoded by the coding sequence ATGAGCGCCAAGGCGAGCGTGTGGTATCGATCGAGCACGTTTTGGATTTTCGTGGGGCTCTTCCTCGGCGTCGTTCTCGGCGGCTTTTTTCCGCAAGACGATTACCCTACGGCATACGAATTTTTCCGCTTTTTGTCCAAAGCGTTCATTTCGCTCATCAAGGGACTCATCGTACCGCTTTTGATCTCGACGATCATCGTGGGCATCGCGCAAACGGGCGATTTGCGTTCGGTAGGGCGTTTGGGCGGGAAATCGCTGCTCTACTTCGAGGTCGTCACGACGCTGGCGCTGATCATCGGCCTCGGAATTGCCAATTGGTGGAAACCGGGCGAACACCTGCCGATCGACTTGAGCTCGTCGGGACCGACGCTCGCCAAACCTCAATCGGGATGGGACACGGCGCTTCATCTTTTCCCATCGAACTTGATCAAGCACGCGGCAGAAGGCGACATTTTGCCCGTCGTCGTGTTCGCGTCGATGTTTGGCATCAGTCTGACGCGCATCGGTGAAAAGGGAAAACTCATTCTCGACTTTTTCAAAGGCACGTCGGAGGTGATGTTCAAATACACCGACATGGTAATGAAGCTGACGCCGATTGGTGTGTTTGGGGCCATGGCATACAATGTGAGCCACATGGCGGCGGAGCACACCGTCAATGGTGTGGTGGTTCGAGGGTGGCCGGCGGTGCTTTACTTGATGAAGCAATATGCGCTGCTCGTGGGGAGCTTGTATTTTGCGCTCGTGGCGCTCTTTTGCTTGGTGTTCGTGCCCATCATGCTGATTGCAGGCGTCAAGGTGGTGGCGTTTTTGCGCGCGGTGCGCGAGCCTGCGCTGACGGCATTTTCGACGGCATCGAGCGAGGCTGCGCTGCCGCGGTTGCTCGAGGAAATGGTGCTCTTCGGGGTGCCTCGGCGCATTGCGAGCTTCGTGATTCCCACGGGATATTCGTTCAACTTGGATGGGTCGACGCTGTATCTGGTGCTGGCGTCGCTCACGATTGCGCAAGCGGCCAAAATCGAATTGTCGCTATCGCAGCAGATCACCATGCTTTTGGCCTTCATGCTGAGCTCGAAGGGGGTCGCGGGCGTGCCGCGCGCGTCGCTCGTGATCATTGCGGGTACGTGCGCGAGTTTCGGGCTGCCAGGTGAAGCAGGGATTGCAATGCTGCTCGCGGTCGACGAGCTGATGGACATGGCGCGGACGATGATCAACGTGATAGGCAATGCGCTCGCGTCCGTGGTCATTGCGAAGTGGGAGGGCGTTTTCGGAACGGCGCCCGAAGATGCGGTTGGTCTCGAGGAACCTCCGCCCGCGCCGGAAGAGGACCCGTCGGCGCGAGTTTCCGTACTTTAG
- a CDS encoding RNA polymerase sigma factor: MNVDLRLVAARVASGDVAAFRPIVDHTRAPLYRLAARLVGNLADAEDVLQDAYASAFRALLAGQYDGRSKVETWLYRIVANASVDLLRKRREKQSDDTHEPRFDGLVHAEARVALRELDALLKTLQPLDRAALVLVAVEGLSAKDAAEALGATEGAIEQRLVRARAALRMKTEQPEVNHGRA; encoded by the coding sequence ATGAACGTCGACCTGAGACTCGTGGCAGCGCGCGTGGCGAGTGGTGACGTGGCCGCTTTCAGGCCCATCGTCGACCACACGCGCGCTCCACTGTACCGTCTTGCAGCTCGTCTCGTCGGCAACCTCGCCGACGCCGAAGACGTGCTGCAAGATGCGTACGCGAGCGCATTCCGAGCTTTGCTTGCCGGTCAATACGACGGTCGCTCCAAGGTCGAAACGTGGCTCTACCGGATCGTGGCCAATGCCAGCGTCGACCTTTTGCGCAAGCGGCGCGAAAAACAGTCGGACGACACGCACGAACCCCGCTTCGATGGCCTCGTGCATGCCGAAGCTCGCGTCGCACTCAGAGAGCTCGACGCGCTCCTCAAAACCCTCCAGCCGCTCGATCGTGCAGCTCTCGTCCTCGTCGCCGTCGAAGGTCTTTCAGCCAAAGATGCCGCCGAAGCGCTCGGCGCCACCGAGGGTGCCATCGAACAACGCCTCGTGCGCGCACGCGCCGCACTACGCATGAAAACGGAACAGCCTGAGGTGAACCATGGCCGCGCGTGA
- a CDS encoding dual specificity protein phosphatase family protein, whose product MRPLHDHQWVTQRIALGSAVVTRDHVQALVADGITHVLDCRLGEGGQALYEGTTIRYMSAPTADDGKPKAEEWFRKGIAFVLTALSIPKARVLIHCMMGVSRSPSMTYAVLRSLGHPPDDSVKCIKRARALASVTYKEDADRAITAIEQKRTAALRGVPRRR is encoded by the coding sequence ATGCGCCCGCTGCACGATCACCAATGGGTGACGCAACGAATTGCCCTTGGTAGCGCGGTGGTGACGCGTGATCACGTGCAAGCGCTCGTGGCCGATGGAATCACGCATGTTCTCGATTGCCGCTTGGGTGAAGGGGGACAGGCGCTTTACGAAGGCACGACCATTCGATACATGTCGGCTCCTACGGCGGACGACGGCAAACCGAAGGCCGAGGAGTGGTTCCGAAAAGGCATCGCATTCGTGCTTACGGCCCTTTCGATTCCGAAAGCTCGCGTGCTCATTCATTGCATGATGGGCGTCTCGCGAAGCCCATCGATGACGTACGCGGTGTTGCGATCGCTCGGGCATCCACCGGACGACTCCGTGAAATGCATCAAGAGAGCGCGGGCTTTGGCGAGTGTGACGTACAAGGAAGATGCGGACCGGGCCATTACGGCGATCGAGCAAAAACGAACGGCGGCGCTTCGGGGAGTGCCGAGGCGCCGCTGA
- a CDS encoding ParA family protein: protein MRRIAIVNQKGGAGKTTTAVHLAVSLAKLRKRVLLIDLDGQGNATTYLGLQKGGDALLELLLGKRSFEDAVKPTAFGVDVLAGGPQLEGLDVVLYMAKGSTGPLLLKKQLDAAKSRWDFALIDCPPNLGTATASALVAAAEVLIPVQAEAMAAEGLARLCENIEEVRGVNTALRVVGVLPCMTTARDSLSLEVEAALRENFGDLVFSQSIKRATKIAQSYTARKPMHAFDPKNPILKAYDSVARELVKRGVAAA from the coding sequence ATGAGAAGGATCGCCATCGTCAACCAAAAAGGTGGGGCAGGCAAAACGACCACCGCCGTACACCTCGCCGTGTCCCTCGCAAAATTGCGCAAACGCGTCCTGCTCATCGACCTCGATGGCCAAGGCAACGCCACCACCTACCTCGGACTGCAAAAAGGCGGCGACGCCCTGCTCGAATTGCTCCTCGGTAAACGCTCCTTCGAAGACGCCGTGAAGCCCACCGCTTTCGGCGTCGATGTCCTCGCCGGCGGCCCGCAACTCGAAGGCCTCGACGTCGTCCTCTACATGGCCAAAGGTTCCACCGGCCCGCTGCTCCTCAAAAAGCAGCTCGACGCAGCCAAAAGCCGCTGGGACTTCGCCCTCATCGATTGCCCTCCCAACTTGGGCACGGCCACAGCTTCGGCGCTCGTCGCGGCCGCCGAAGTGCTCATTCCGGTCCAAGCCGAAGCCATGGCCGCCGAAGGCCTCGCACGGCTCTGTGAAAACATCGAAGAAGTGCGCGGCGTCAATACCGCGTTGCGCGTCGTCGGCGTCTTGCCGTGCATGACGACCGCTCGAGATAGTCTGTCCCTGGAAGTGGAAGCTGCCTTGCGAGAAAACTTCGGCGACCTCGTGTTCTCACAATCCATCAAACGCGCCACGAAAATCGCCCAATCCTATACGGCGCGAAAACCCATGCATGCGTTCGATCCGAAAAACCCCATTCTGAAAGCGTACGACAGCGTCGCGCGAGAGCTCGTCAAGAGAGGAGTGGCAGCGGCATGA
- a CDS encoding Spy/CpxP family protein refolding chaperone, translating to MLDKTLKFFAPVLVAASLAAFGCASANPVMEPDENVASTTEAAAAADEQQGRRGMHGHPLLAAALKEIDLSAEQRKTIEAAIDNVHGGQRDQMKAVHKTLADQVRAGKIDETALKAQMPDVDKAHAERRAAVVKAVETLHATLTPAQRTQLVTLVKDRMQKHAMHGKKHGDEKKDGEHRAHRGKGGKGGPMMFLLHGIELRDDQRQAIKAAMPPKPEMDAADKAEKFEAHRARMDAALEAFKGDKFDANAVLPERDDKHPMAGRFVKMLQAVVPVLDAEQRAELAKRLEEGPRMGHHRGKGKHGRHGHGPGHHQGATE from the coding sequence ATGCTCGACAAAACCTTGAAGTTCTTCGCTCCCGTCCTTGTCGCCGCCTCGCTTGCCGCATTCGGTTGCGCCTCGGCCAACCCGGTCATGGAACCCGACGAAAATGTCGCTTCGACCACGGAAGCCGCTGCCGCCGCCGACGAACAACAAGGACGCCGCGGCATGCATGGCCATCCACTGCTCGCCGCAGCCCTCAAGGAAATCGACCTCTCGGCCGAACAACGCAAAACCATCGAAGCCGCCATCGACAACGTCCACGGCGGACAGCGCGACCAAATGAAAGCCGTCCACAAGACGCTCGCAGACCAAGTGCGCGCAGGCAAAATCGACGAAACGGCCCTCAAAGCTCAGATGCCCGACGTCGACAAAGCTCACGCCGAACGCAGAGCAGCCGTCGTCAAGGCCGTCGAAACGCTGCACGCGACGCTCACACCCGCACAGCGCACGCAGCTCGTGACGCTCGTCAAAGACCGCATGCAAAAGCACGCCATGCACGGCAAAAAGCATGGCGACGAGAAAAAGGACGGCGAACATCGCGCCCACCGCGGCAAGGGCGGCAAGGGCGGCCCCATGATGTTCTTGCTTCATGGTATCGAGCTTCGAGACGACCAGCGCCAAGCCATCAAGGCCGCGATGCCGCCGAAGCCCGAAATGGACGCCGCTGACAAGGCCGAAAAGTTCGAAGCGCACCGAGCTCGCATGGACGCAGCGCTCGAGGCCTTCAAAGGTGACAAGTTCGACGCAAACGCCGTGCTCCCCGAGCGCGACGACAAGCATCCGATGGCCGGAAGGTTCGTCAAGATGCTTCAAGCCGTCGTCCCGGTCCTCGATGCCGAACAGCGCGCCGAGCTCGCCAAGCGACTCGAAGAAGGCCCGCGCATGGGTCACCACCGCGGCAAGGGCAAGCATGGCCGACACGGCCATGGCCCCGGCCATCACCAAGGCGCAACCGAGTAA
- a CDS encoding aromatic ring-hydroxylating dioxygenase subunit alpha: MIVEAQCGCKRGSAGCRRDTWLLMWVNKTRLPHVLPPSAYSSRTFFDREIDKIFAPGWHLVATNHELRRHGDFVTRDLWGTPVIVRRHDERLVAFVNVCAHRHARLVHEKCGSAERFRCRYHGWEYDGADGEVCVIPDASSFVPLGRKGGRERLKSLRVEMLGGLVFVSLENTGPSLREHLGEETSRMIERFFHADLRLVHAGEAEHPCNWKIPIENVLETYHVPFVHQNPLARHPEWFEVFSGKRSGDREIVHQLRERFTSYEDSLGAESRFYRAAMQLLHPAATTDYVHHHAFPNVVFGYTSIARFVQVIEPIDRASSRASIRLFFDFGHAAPTFLVRAVEPALRLVASRLIELVLREDAAVYVDVQRGMEASPHAGVLGCREERVHAFQAYVASACA; this comes from the coding sequence ATGATCGTCGAGGCGCAATGCGGTTGCAAGCGCGGCAGTGCAGGTTGTCGTCGTGATACATGGCTTCTGATGTGGGTGAACAAGACCCGGCTCCCGCACGTGCTTCCGCCATCGGCCTATTCGTCGCGCACGTTCTTCGATCGCGAGATCGACAAAATCTTCGCTCCTGGGTGGCACCTTGTCGCGACAAACCACGAGCTTCGGCGGCACGGGGATTTCGTCACGCGCGATCTTTGGGGCACGCCCGTGATCGTACGTCGTCACGACGAACGCCTCGTGGCGTTCGTGAACGTGTGTGCGCATCGACATGCGCGTCTCGTGCACGAGAAATGCGGATCGGCCGAACGTTTTCGTTGTCGTTACCATGGTTGGGAATACGACGGCGCGGACGGCGAAGTGTGCGTCATACCGGACGCGTCGTCATTTGTTCCGCTTGGGCGTAAGGGCGGGCGTGAAAGGCTGAAATCGCTCCGCGTGGAGATGCTCGGGGGGCTCGTGTTCGTGTCGCTCGAGAACACTGGACCCTCGTTGCGCGAGCACTTGGGTGAGGAGACGTCACGGATGATCGAGCGGTTCTTTCATGCCGATCTGCGGCTCGTTCACGCCGGTGAGGCCGAGCATCCCTGCAATTGGAAGATTCCGATCGAGAACGTTTTGGAGACGTACCATGTACCGTTTGTCCACCAGAACCCGCTGGCGCGGCATCCCGAGTGGTTCGAGGTGTTCAGTGGCAAGCGCTCAGGGGACCGCGAGATCGTGCATCAATTGCGTGAACGATTTACCTCGTACGAGGACTCGCTCGGGGCCGAGTCGAGGTTTTACCGTGCGGCAATGCAGCTCTTGCATCCGGCGGCGACGACGGACTACGTGCACCATCATGCGTTTCCGAACGTCGTCTTCGGGTACACGTCGATCGCGAGGTTCGTCCAAGTGATAGAGCCCATCGATCGAGCGTCGTCGCGAGCGTCGATTCGGCTTTTTTTCGACTTCGGACACGCTGCGCCGACGTTTTTGGTGCGGGCTGTCGAGCCGGCGCTACGCCTCGTGGCTTCGCGGCTCATCGAACTGGTTTTACGTGAAGATGCGGCGGTGTATGTGGACGTTCAGCGCGGCATGGAAGCAAGTCCTCATGCGGGCGTGCTTGGATGTCGCGAAGAGCGGGTGCACGCGTTTCAGGCGTACGTTGCAAGCGCGTGCGCGTGA
- a CDS encoding helix-turn-helix transcriptional regulator, translated as MPRRLEPDPYATKVGTRLRELRAERNMSLADLADASELSKGHLSSVEHGLAAITTQTITRLAKGLDVPPLYLLTFPGDDDRDQVVELLRKLPPRDLTKLRKELEKTVKAAAKASAAKAKAKS; from the coding sequence ATGCCTCGAAGACTCGAACCCGATCCCTATGCCACCAAGGTCGGCACGCGACTCCGCGAATTGCGCGCCGAACGAAACATGTCCCTCGCCGACCTCGCCGACGCCAGCGAGCTGTCGAAAGGCCACCTCTCGAGCGTCGAGCACGGCCTCGCCGCCATCACCACCCAAACGATTACTCGGCTCGCCAAGGGCCTCGACGTTCCCCCGCTTTATCTGCTCACGTTCCCCGGCGACGATGATCGTGACCAGGTCGTCGAGCTGCTTCGCAAGCTCCCGCCGCGTGACTTGACCAAACTGCGCAAGGAATTGGAAAAGACGGTGAAAGCCGCCGCCAAGGCATCCGCTGCCAAGGCCAAAGCCAAGTCCTGA
- a CDS encoding right-handed parallel beta-helix repeat-containing protein yields MLSNTGRGFFNRASFVGMLGATAIVVGCTGSPNPSAATGGQGGAGGSGAGGGGGSGGSPIAQIEWTEFKESADTKKVYVSSSGGDDNNDGSAPEKAVKTLAKGISLLRDGMPDWMLLKRGDVWLESLGEWKLSGRSATEPMVVMAYGEDLMRPTLKTGALGALEAFAGPLRHLAFVGIHFYAHTRDPESSDFMGANGATGIQWLAPTEDLLFEDVMVQYYSASNITIQGNMANVRLRRSVIVDAYSTNSDARGVYVEGVQGLLIEENVFDHNGWNSHPNLAGMGAGPKIDSHNVYVQVSCDDVTIRGNFATRAASHGVEARAGGIVEGNLVLENPVGLSFGLVTDTWDPKPGGVVGRVAGNVVRDAGDVDVNNTRGIGLALGNIQSATVEDNILAHDQSMGTSSIAIDVRRKTNPLVADEKVQNLTIQNNIIYDWRGGIRFGTSALAGVSIQNNDVQSPIRATALVNYFGMAFSPETTYGGNRWFSAANPNEWFTIGANSQSFENWITTSGEQGATSTPVMYMDAQRRLGNYHETLGKDASFEAYMAEVRKQSQMNWRVEYMAKAPMAYMREGFGKK; encoded by the coding sequence ATGCTATCGAACACGGGTCGAGGATTTTTCAATCGAGCGAGTTTTGTGGGAATGTTGGGAGCGACAGCCATTGTTGTAGGCTGCACGGGTTCGCCCAATCCCAGCGCAGCGACGGGCGGACAAGGCGGCGCCGGAGGGTCGGGTGCAGGCGGCGGGGGCGGCAGCGGAGGGTCGCCCATTGCGCAAATCGAGTGGACCGAATTCAAGGAAAGTGCCGATACGAAAAAAGTGTATGTCAGCAGCTCCGGCGGTGACGACAACAATGACGGGTCGGCGCCCGAAAAAGCCGTCAAGACACTGGCCAAAGGCATCTCGCTGTTGCGTGACGGAATGCCGGACTGGATGCTCTTGAAACGCGGCGACGTGTGGCTCGAATCGCTCGGCGAATGGAAACTTTCGGGGCGAAGCGCGACCGAACCGATGGTGGTGATGGCCTACGGCGAAGATCTCATGCGGCCGACGCTCAAAACAGGAGCCCTCGGAGCGCTCGAGGCATTCGCTGGGCCCCTTCGGCACCTTGCATTCGTGGGAATTCACTTTTACGCTCATACGCGCGACCCCGAGTCCTCGGACTTCATGGGTGCAAATGGAGCCACCGGCATTCAATGGCTCGCGCCGACGGAAGATCTTCTCTTCGAAGACGTGATGGTACAGTACTATTCTGCATCGAACATCACGATTCAAGGCAACATGGCGAACGTGAGGTTACGGCGATCGGTGATCGTGGATGCATACAGCACCAACAGTGACGCGCGGGGCGTGTACGTGGAGGGGGTCCAAGGGCTGCTCATCGAGGAAAACGTTTTCGATCACAATGGATGGAATTCGCATCCGAACCTTGCTGGCATGGGGGCGGGCCCGAAGATCGACAGTCACAACGTGTACGTTCAAGTTTCGTGTGACGACGTGACGATTCGCGGCAATTTTGCGACGCGGGCGGCAAGTCACGGGGTCGAGGCGCGAGCGGGGGGCATCGTCGAGGGCAATCTGGTGCTCGAAAATCCCGTGGGTTTGTCGTTTGGGCTCGTGACGGACACGTGGGATCCGAAGCCGGGCGGTGTGGTGGGGCGCGTCGCGGGCAACGTGGTGCGCGATGCGGGAGATGTGGATGTGAACAACACGCGCGGCATTGGGCTCGCGCTGGGGAACATTCAATCGGCGACGGTGGAAGACAACATCCTTGCCCACGATCAATCGATGGGGACATCGAGCATTGCGATCGACGTGCGTCGGAAGACGAATCCGCTCGTGGCCGACGAGAAAGTCCAGAACTTGACCATTCAGAACAACATCATTTACGACTGGCGCGGTGGAATTCGGTTTGGCACGAGCGCGCTCGCGGGCGTATCCATCCAGAACAACGACGTGCAATCACCGATTCGAGCGACGGCGCTGGTGAATTATTTCGGAATGGCGTTTTCGCCGGAGACGACGTACGGAGGTAATCGCTGGTTTTCCGCGGCGAATCCGAACGAATGGTTCACGATTGGGGCGAATTCGCAATCGTTCGAAAATTGGATCACGACGAGCGGCGAGCAAGGAGCGACGAGCACGCCGGTGATGTACATGGATGCGCAGCGGCGTCTAGGCAACTACCACGAAACGCTGGGCAAGGACGCGAGTTTCGAGGCGTACATGGCGGAGGTGCGGAAGCAGTCGCAGATGAATTGGCGCGTCGAATACATGGCCAAGGCGCCGATGGCGTACATGCGCGAGGGGTTTGGCAAAAAATAG
- a CDS encoding fatty acid desaturase family protein, whose translation MGRWLFAAIVDWAVIIAVFAAVAWIDHPLAYALAIVPLGSRQQALGALFHDASHRLVSRRHLANDILGNVLAAWPLGLTLGGYRRYHFAHHKHLGTELDPEITHKRTLQQWSLPASPLRTARDFASDLVGGGLPHLVAAGSLTRPVSFIETAGIGIFWIAIFLCAFRLHVVWMPLLWIISIATVFWSGVRLRIWTEHLGTKDTHRIHVPVWLEHLIMPHDIGLHWEHHHFPNVPFWNLRKLRALLPPDEGQSPPVVTLQSLAASFLLSQPLRSGSIGVTVGPDAPRVIPSGEPTIRSNAAKQMLILRWLVHVVLPFVMAVFVYVACRKTVPIALAWLPAHGFFAGQLHPRFVDWFPDFAWSYSLAALMTLLWARDPSRARYFWIASAFVALIAWELGQRWHVVPGVFDRGDLVFGIVGCTLAVLSCSLRFFPDLKAITAPEKPPKES comes from the coding sequence GTGGGTCGCTGGCTTTTCGCAGCGATCGTCGACTGGGCCGTCATCATCGCGGTGTTTGCCGCAGTCGCCTGGATCGATCATCCGCTCGCGTACGCCCTTGCCATCGTGCCGCTGGGCTCACGACAGCAAGCGCTCGGCGCGCTCTTTCACGACGCTTCCCATAGGCTCGTTTCGCGTCGTCACCTCGCGAACGACATCCTCGGAAACGTGCTTGCTGCATGGCCGCTCGGCCTCACGCTCGGTGGGTATCGCCGTTATCACTTCGCGCACCACAAACATCTCGGCACCGAGCTCGACCCGGAAATCACGCACAAACGCACGCTGCAGCAATGGTCGCTCCCCGCATCTCCCTTGCGCACGGCACGCGACTTCGCGAGCGATCTCGTCGGCGGCGGTCTGCCGCATCTCGTCGCAGCAGGATCGCTCACGCGGCCCGTTTCGTTCATCGAAACGGCCGGCATCGGCATCTTCTGGATCGCGATCTTTTTGTGCGCCTTTCGCCTTCACGTCGTGTGGATGCCGCTCTTGTGGATCATCAGCATCGCCACGGTGTTTTGGTCGGGCGTACGCCTGCGCATTTGGACCGAGCACCTCGGCACCAAGGACACACACCGCATCCACGTGCCCGTGTGGCTCGAACATCTGATCATGCCGCACGACATCGGTCTGCACTGGGAGCACCACCATTTCCCGAACGTGCCGTTTTGGAACTTGCGCAAGCTCCGCGCGCTGTTGCCTCCAGACGAAGGCCAATCGCCGCCGGTCGTGACGTTGCAATCACTCGCTGCATCGTTTCTGCTCTCGCAGCCCCTTCGATCCGGCTCGATTGGTGTGACCGTCGGCCCGGACGCTCCACGCGTGATCCCGTCAGGTGAACCGACGATTCGATCGAACGCAGCCAAGCAGATGCTCATCCTGCGATGGCTCGTCCACGTCGTCTTACCGTTTGTCATGGCCGTATTCGTGTACGTCGCATGCCGAAAGACCGTGCCAATTGCGCTCGCGTGGCTCCCTGCACACGGGTTTTTCGCGGGCCAATTGCACCCCCGTTTCGTCGATTGGTTTCCCGACTTCGCCTGGTCCTATTCGCTCGCGGCCCTCATGACGCTGCTCTGGGCGCGCGATCCGAGCCGCGCTCGATATTTTTGGATCGCATCGGCATTCGTCGCGTTGATTGCATGGGAGCTCGGTCAACGCTGGCACGTCGTCCCCGGCGTCTTCGATCGAGGTGATCTCGTCTTCGGCATTGTCGGCTGTACGCTGGCCGTGCTTTCATGCTCGCTGCGGTTTTTCCCGGACTTGAAGGCAATCACTGCGCCCGAAAAACCTCCGAAGGAGTCTTGA
- a CDS encoding multidrug efflux SMR transporter produces the protein MAWIYVLLASVCEIALTLSLKLADGFKNPKATVATFVSAGLGFFFLGLAVKTIPIGTAYSVWVGIGIAGTSAIGILMFNESASPARLVCIALVLLGVVGLKVLPSGAQP, from the coding sequence ATGGCCTGGATCTACGTGCTACTCGCGAGCGTGTGCGAAATCGCATTGACCCTGTCGTTGAAACTCGCCGACGGGTTCAAAAATCCCAAGGCGACCGTGGCCACGTTCGTCTCGGCGGGTCTCGGATTCTTTTTCTTGGGTCTCGCCGTCAAAACCATTCCGATCGGCACGGCGTATTCCGTGTGGGTCGGCATCGGCATTGCGGGTACGTCGGCGATCGGAATTCTGATGTTCAATGAGTCGGCAAGCCCGGCGCGGCTCGTATGCATCGCCCTCGTCTTGCTCGGCGTCGTCGGACTCAAAGTGCTTCCGAGCGGTGCACAGCCCTGA
- a CDS encoding phenylacetate--CoA ligase family protein — protein sequence MRALTPHELLINTAHIALDLPAFTLRPFAPRRLVRHYQLRKLRELVAFAAKFVPLYREKYRAAGVCPDDLRSLEDLQHFPTVTKAEILAAYPEGALAPGLDPRGLIVSKSSGSTGVVLDVVHQADRLAIQGLAMHRLLGLYTHYLPWHRFAYIYTSEYPARSLFGTYPMTFIPTLAPMSDIVATLRRLRPHLLACYPSHLRALAREMGPQACREAGLLAISVSSEPSTQRERDELARVFGCGVYDEYSTEELTRVAAQCTERTYHLFEDVAYVEIVEPDSEKPAAVGSRGEIVGTYLHNFAMPFIRYRQGDVARVSESDCACGRTFRALVDLQGRKLDQFVLPSGRVLTSGWLLDATYSFLFDVRADIAAFTLVQETTSRVRIEIIPGKRFVQADASAIEARFRALVGEPIDVVVELIPELKRSAAGKHNPIVSLVQRSG from the coding sequence ATGCGAGCGCTCACGCCGCACGAGCTTCTGATCAACACGGCGCACATCGCGCTCGATCTTCCTGCATTCACGCTGCGCCCGTTTGCTCCGCGTCGTCTCGTTCGCCATTACCAATTGCGCAAGTTGCGCGAGCTCGTCGCGTTTGCCGCGAAGTTCGTCCCGCTGTATCGCGAAAAATATCGCGCTGCGGGTGTTTGTCCGGACGATTTGCGTTCACTCGAAGACTTGCAGCACTTTCCCACGGTCACGAAAGCCGAGATCCTTGCGGCGTATCCCGAAGGCGCGCTTGCTCCAGGGCTCGACCCTCGAGGGCTCATCGTGTCCAAAAGCTCCGGATCGACCGGCGTGGTGCTCGACGTCGTACATCAAGCGGATCGCCTTGCGATTCAAGGTTTGGCGATGCACCGCTTGCTCGGCTTGTACACGCATTACCTGCCGTGGCATCGATTTGCGTACATCTACACGTCGGAGTACCCGGCGCGATCGCTCTTCGGTACGTATCCGATGACGTTCATCCCGACGCTCGCACCGATGTCGGACATCGTGGCGACGCTGCGTCGGCTGCGTCCTCATTTGCTTGCGTGTTATCCGAGTCATCTGCGTGCGCTCGCGCGTGAGATGGGTCCGCAAGCGTGTCGTGAAGCGGGACTTTTGGCGATTTCGGTGTCGTCCGAGCCGTCGACGCAACGTGAACGAGACGAGCTTGCGAGGGTGTTTGGTTGCGGCGTTTACGACGAATATTCGACGGAGGAACTAACGCGCGTGGCCGCGCAGTGCACCGAGCGGACGTATCACCTGTTCGAAGACGTGGCGTACGTGGAGATCGTCGAGCCCGATTCGGAGAAGCCCGCGGCCGTGGGGTCACGCGGCGAGATTGTCGGGACGTACCTGCACAACTTTGCGATGCCCTTCATCCGGTATCGACAAGGAGACGTTGCGCGGGTGAGCGAGTCCGACTGCGCTTGTGGTCGCACGTTCCGCGCGCTCGTGGATCTTCAAGGGAGAAAGCTCGATCAATTCGTACTTCCGAGCGGTCGAGTGCTCACGAGCGGATGGCTGCTCGATGCGACGTACAGCTTTCTTTTCGACGTTCGTGCGGACATCGCGGCGTTTACGCTCGTTCAAGAAACGACGTCGCGCGTGCGTATCGAAATCATTCCAGGCAAGCGGTTTGTCCAGGCAGACGCATCGGCGATCGAAGCTCGTTTCCGAGCGCTCGTGGGCGAGCCGATCGACGTGGTGGTGGAGCTCATTCCGGAATTGAAGCGATCCGCGGCGGGGAAACACAATCCGATCGTGTCGCTCGTGCAGCGTTCAGGGTGA